The Synechococcales cyanobacterium T60_A2020_003 genomic sequence CGTACTCCCACAGTTAAGAACGTAAAACAGGGTGTGATTGGGGTTGTGCCTCGACGTTTGCGAGCGTCGGCGATCCTCGTTCGGGCAGATGATGGCGGATCTGGGCGATCGCCTCTAGCCACTGCTGTAGCTCTACCTCGGTCATTGATTTTCTCACAGGACGTGAAGAGGACAGCAGGGGATGCAGATCATCGGGCGATCGCCCCGTTTGTGCCTCCCATGCAGCCTTTAGCGTTTCTGTTTCCAGGGGCGTATCTCCAAACCCAAGCGATCGCTGCACATTGAGTAATTCAGCCTTTTTCAGCGTTTCTACGGCAAAATCGGTGCAGTTCGCTTTTAGCAGAATACTGGCTAGGGCGTTGATATAGCTGCGATTGTTGTCTTGGGTAGGATGACGAAGCTTATCCTCAGGGCCAAGCCGTCGATTAAGTCCCCAGATCAAGAGCATCAGGACGCCTACCCCTTGCAGAGCCAAGATTGACAGCGGAGTTTCCCAGAGATATGCCCCTAAACTGCCCCCGGTCTCTTCGGTAATCGTGTCATCGTCCTTATAACCATGCAAATACTCATCGACGTAAATCGGATGCCCAATATTCTCCAGTAACGTTGCCAAGAATTCAAAGTTTCCCGGCTCGTTCTGGTACGCATTAGCGGCAAGGTGGGGCGTCACGACAAAAATGACCCGTCCCCTGCCGATCGTTTCCTCCCAGGCGATCGCCCCATACGGGTCTTCGAGTAATGCCTTAGGCTTGGCCTCCTCCAGACCTTGATAGGTGAGGGGAAACGATAGGGAATGGCGGCGGCGCGTTTCGATCACGACCTTTCCCTGAGGACTGGCGATGTCCGACCGAAAGGGGGCGTTGGTTATACGGGTACGCATCCCAACCTGCAGTAGAACATTGCCTTGGCTAATCCATTCGCGATCGTAAACAATGGGCGATGGCGATGGCATAAAGTCGGTCTGAATTTGCAAGAGTGTTATTGGAGTCTTAGGTCGATCTTTCTTCCGGCTTTCTGAGGTGCTTAAAAAGACATCCGTAGGTTTTTCCCACCGTTCAACAGGAGTACCGCGATCGCCCATGTAGGCATACCAGGCTCCGTAGCCACTGGGATTACGACTGTAAGTTGAACCCGTGCCCAGATTGTTTTGCCGGGGAGCAAGGAATATGGTCAGAGCAAGCAGCGCCAGCACAAACAGCGCAAGTCCGACCCCGTAGCGCTTACGACTATTCATGGGCGATTTAACTCATCGTAAGCTTGCCAGCAGCGATCGCACTCCTCCGCAGAGATTTGAGCTTGACCAAAGCGGAGGCGTTCGTGAGTGCGGATGATGAATTGATAAGGATTAGGGCGATCGAGGTGGCACGTTAACGAGAGATATTCGCCATCGGTGCGACTGGGATCGAGGGGAATCAGATTTTGCTGATCGAGATGATGTAAAACGGCCATATAGAGCGCATGACACGCCTCACCGTACTGTCCCCGTTGCTGAGCTTGGCGCGATCGCGTGAGCCAATCAGACATGGTCAGCGATGGTGTGACAGCCTCAGAGGCTTGGAGTTGAGTGGGAAAGAGAGAGTCTAAAAACGGGCGCATGTAGGGACGCAGCAGCAGATAAAGCCAACGCCCAACGATGATCACCATCCCCGTCAGAATGATCCAAAATAAAAGGCGCGAAATCCACTCAGGAGGAGCGCTAGGGTTCGGGATATCGGGGCCACCTCCCCACAGTCCTTCAAACCCTTCACCCACCCGCTGGGAAAATTTCTGGATCTCCCAGGGAATGCTATGTTCTTGAAACTCGCCTGCTGCCACGCCTGTATCCTG encodes the following:
- a CDS encoding DUF4350 domain-containing protein, producing the protein MNSRKRYGVGLALFVLALLALTIFLAPRQNNLGTGSTYSRNPSGYGAWYAYMGDRGTPVERWEKPTDVFLSTSESRKKDRPKTPITLLQIQTDFMPSPSPIVYDREWISQGNVLLQVGMRTRITNAPFRSDIASPQGKVVIETRRRHSLSFPLTYQGLEEAKPKALLEDPYGAIAWEETIGRGRVIFVVTPHLAANAYQNEPGNFEFLATLLENIGHPIYVDEYLHGYKDDDTITEETGGSLGAYLWETPLSILALQGVGVLMLLIWGLNRRLGPEDKLRHPTQDNNRSYINALASILLKANCTDFAVETLKKAELLNVQRSLGFGDTPLETETLKAAWEAQTGRSPDDLHPLLSSSRPVRKSMTEVELQQWLEAIAQIRHHLPERGSPTLANVEAQPQSHPVLRS
- a CDS encoding DUF4129 domain-containing protein; amino-acid sequence: MAAGEFQEHSIPWEIQKFSQRVGEGFEGLWGGGPDIPNPSAPPEWISRLLFWIILTGMVIIVGRWLYLLLRPYMRPFLDSLFPTQLQASEAVTPSLTMSDWLTRSRQAQQRGQYGEACHALYMAVLHHLDQQNLIPLDPSRTDGEYLSLTCHLDRPNPYQFIIRTHERLRFGQAQISAEECDRCWQAYDELNRP